A window of the bacterium genome harbors these coding sequences:
- a CDS encoding 3-oxoacid CoA-transferase subunit A, translating to MIDKRCATPAAAVADIFDGATVMIGGFGEAGSPIELVHALIDRGTRDLTVVSNNTGSGEVGLAALIRNGQVKRMICSYPRTANSTVFPELFRAGKIELELVPQGTLAERMRAGGAGIPAFYTRTAVGTVLEEGKEQRNFEGHTYVMERGLRADFALVKAWRGDRYGNLLYNKTARNFGPVMCTAARTTIVQVQAIVPAGAIDPECVITPGIFVTRVVEVREPLQESLLVKAEALPAGVGWDRDAMARRLALDIPDGAYVNLGIGMPELVAQFVPEDREVFYHVENGLLGMGPAPAPEQADPELINAGKKPVSAVPGAAYFHHADSFVMIRGGHIDICVLGAMQVSRNGDLANWSTGEVDAIPAVGGAMDLVAGVKTIYVITQHTTKTGEPKLVERCSYPLTGKRCVDRIYTDLAVIDITPQGPVVIALAPGVTFDQVQARTGTALIAGPGL from the coding sequence ATGATCGACAAACGCTGTGCGACTCCGGCCGCTGCGGTGGCCGACATCTTCGACGGGGCCACGGTCATGATCGGCGGCTTCGGCGAGGCCGGAAGCCCCATCGAGCTCGTGCACGCCCTCATCGACCGCGGGACGCGAGACCTGACGGTCGTGAGCAACAACACCGGCAGCGGCGAGGTGGGACTGGCGGCGCTGATCAGGAACGGGCAGGTCAAGCGCATGATCTGTTCCTATCCGCGCACGGCCAACTCGACGGTGTTTCCGGAGCTCTTCCGAGCGGGCAAGATCGAGCTCGAACTCGTGCCGCAGGGGACCCTCGCCGAGCGGATGCGCGCCGGCGGCGCGGGCATTCCCGCCTTCTACACGCGGACCGCCGTGGGCACGGTGCTGGAAGAGGGCAAGGAACAGCGGAACTTCGAGGGCCACACCTACGTCATGGAGCGCGGCCTGCGCGCGGACTTCGCGCTGGTCAAGGCCTGGCGGGGCGACCGCTACGGCAACCTCCTCTACAACAAGACGGCGCGGAATTTCGGCCCGGTCATGTGCACGGCCGCGCGCACGACGATCGTGCAAGTGCAGGCGATCGTCCCGGCCGGCGCGATCGATCCGGAGTGCGTGATCACGCCGGGGATCTTCGTCACCCGCGTGGTCGAAGTTCGGGAGCCGCTGCAGGAGTCCCTTCTCGTGAAGGCGGAAGCGCTGCCGGCGGGGGTGGGCTGGGACCGCGACGCGATGGCCCGCCGCCTCGCCCTCGATATCCCTGACGGGGCCTACGTCAACCTGGGGATCGGCATGCCGGAGCTGGTGGCCCAGTTCGTGCCGGAGGACCGCGAGGTGTTCTACCACGTCGAGAACGGACTGCTCGGGATGGGGCCGGCTCCGGCGCCGGAGCAGGCGGACCCCGAGTTGATCAATGCGGGCAAGAAGCCGGTCTCGGCCGTGCCCGGCGCCGCCTACTTCCACCACGCCGACTCCTTCGTCATGATCCGGGGCGGCCACATCGACATCTGCGTGCTCGGGGCGATGCAGGTCTCGCGCAACGGCGATCTCGCGAACTGGTCGACCGGGGAGGTGGATGCCATCCCCGCTGTCGGCGGTGCGATGGATCTCGTGGCCGGCGTCAAGACGATCTACGTGATCACCCAGCATACCACCAAGACCGGGGAACCGAAGCTCGTCGAGCGCTGCAGCTACCCGCTGACGGGCAAGCGCTGCGTCGACCGCATCTACACGGACCTGGCCGTCATCGACATCACGCCGCAGGGGCCGGTCGTGATCGCCCTCGCGCCCGGCGTCACTTTCGACCAGGTGCAGGCGCGCACGGGAACGGCGCTGATCGCCGGCCCCGGCCTGTAG